One genomic window of Rhodopirellula halodulae includes the following:
- a CDS encoding dockerin type I domain-containing protein, with translation MRKRASQSSSKRREARSRRANSRRPLTLQLLETRRVMAAGIPVGATTSDTAEFFLGSITVTPIFLDSTGQTDPKTQNWTEGEIDAVMSEITTGLNWWVDMLDQMNTVHTLEFVIDDTYAQNPLQIPTEPIDRTSNHYSSYVGQFLDDAGIPSNMTLDEGMFAFNSSQREAFGTDWAFSLFISDSSDDQDGFFASGGSFRGAFAFPGGLYIIAPSTRPARTFAHEVSHMFWGLDEYAGGGTYSQSRGYYNTPNDNAEDNPAPGFVQQPSIMAGGNNLVNGYQNYESPATTLAMLGWQDTDGDGIFDVLDVPLNFSGSGHFDSQANRFHFEGSASSATLINQNPSGPQSDITLNRVSELQVSINGGEWTTLESPDTATAEFDLQFDVTPSMTSVSLRVIDNTTGVTSETLTATRSRPLIADAPVAGYVFLDDNGDSSRSEFETLLEGVQFEVLASDGGALPSGTFDIDDVALNTDVPPVDGMTFRAMGSNVNTNVQIRDENGLNGEPMIHVLDRNLNRWWPGLDSRLGLEVEFDEPVGHLEVDIIGLHDDSYGRVQAFDSQGNLLTRVTTDIRNTPSGSLAEGETSTLVLEDPEARIHRIEIAGHASTSIAVLGVRHGMEAEIVTDASGAFTQTNLADGQYQLQWQPTQVIHSITNTTITVSGGEIVSGVNLNGGLAEIAATRVDSPRYNTDLGEDVNGDGSITALDALQVINDLNLNGDRSLTFNETSGPKIDVSNDGVISALDALRVINKLNELDGNSEPAGEWVADNGDSIGGGDEGGSFQSTTQLVSASSDVLAPQSESAFGPARDAIFRDDETLGEILGVEQKLIAANA, from the coding sequence ATGCGCAAACGGGCTTCTCAATCCTCTTCGAAACGCCGCGAAGCACGCTCCCGCCGAGCCAATTCGCGACGCCCGCTGACGCTGCAATTGTTGGAAACCCGCCGCGTGATGGCCGCCGGAATTCCTGTGGGAGCAACGACTTCGGACACGGCGGAGTTCTTCCTTGGAAGCATCACCGTCACGCCGATCTTCCTCGATTCGACCGGCCAAACGGATCCCAAGACGCAAAATTGGACCGAGGGCGAGATCGATGCGGTGATGTCCGAGATCACCACCGGATTGAACTGGTGGGTGGACATGTTGGACCAAATGAACACGGTCCACACGTTGGAATTCGTGATCGACGACACCTACGCGCAGAATCCACTGCAGATTCCCACCGAGCCGATTGATCGCACCAGCAATCACTACAGCAGTTACGTCGGGCAATTTTTGGACGACGCCGGCATCCCTTCCAACATGACGTTGGACGAAGGCATGTTCGCCTTCAACTCGTCCCAGCGAGAAGCGTTCGGCACCGATTGGGCGTTCTCGCTGTTCATCAGCGATTCCTCCGATGACCAAGATGGTTTCTTTGCCAGCGGCGGATCGTTCCGAGGCGCTTTTGCCTTCCCCGGCGGTTTGTACATCATCGCTCCGTCGACTCGTCCAGCCCGAACCTTCGCCCACGAAGTCTCACACATGTTTTGGGGATTGGACGAATACGCGGGAGGCGGAACGTACTCGCAGAGCCGCGGCTACTACAACACTCCCAACGACAACGCGGAAGACAACCCCGCACCGGGATTCGTTCAGCAACCCAGCATCATGGCCGGCGGCAACAACCTGGTGAACGGATATCAGAATTACGAATCACCTGCGACCACGTTGGCGATGCTCGGCTGGCAAGACACCGACGGCGACGGGATCTTCGACGTGCTGGACGTGCCACTGAATTTCAGCGGTTCAGGCCACTTCGATTCGCAAGCCAACCGGTTCCATTTCGAAGGCTCGGCATCCTCCGCCACACTGATCAACCAGAATCCATCCGGGCCGCAAAGCGACATCACGCTGAACCGGGTTTCGGAATTGCAGGTGTCGATCAACGGTGGCGAATGGACCACGTTGGAATCACCAGACACCGCGACCGCCGAGTTCGATCTGCAGTTTGATGTCACGCCATCGATGACCAGCGTCTCGCTTCGCGTCATTGACAATACAACCGGCGTGACCAGCGAAACGTTGACCGCCACGCGTTCTCGCCCTTTAATCGCCGACGCGCCCGTGGCCGGCTATGTCTTCCTGGACGACAACGGCGACTCCTCTCGCAGTGAATTCGAAACGCTGCTTGAAGGAGTCCAATTCGAAGTGCTCGCGTCCGATGGCGGCGCACTACCCAGCGGAACCTTTGACATCGACGACGTCGCACTCAACACGGATGTCCCGCCGGTCGACGGCATGACGTTCCGGGCGATGGGCAGCAACGTCAACACGAACGTCCAAATTCGCGACGAAAACGGATTGAATGGCGAACCGATGATCCACGTGCTGGATCGCAACCTGAATCGCTGGTGGCCGGGGCTCGATTCCCGTTTGGGTTTGGAAGTCGAATTTGATGAGCCCGTCGGGCACTTGGAAGTCGACATCATCGGTTTGCACGACGACAGCTACGGCCGCGTCCAAGCGTTCGACAGCCAAGGCAATTTGCTGACGCGAGTCACCACGGACATTCGAAACACACCTAGCGGTTCGCTCGCCGAGGGCGAAACTTCCACGTTGGTCTTGGAGGATCCCGAAGCTCGCATTCACCGCATCGAGATCGCCGGACACGCATCAACGTCGATCGCGGTGCTCGGTGTGCGACACGGCATGGAAGCAGAAATCGTGACCGATGCCTCGGGTGCATTCACACAAACGAATTTGGCGGACGGGCAGTACCAACTTCAGTGGCAACCGACTCAGGTGATCCACTCCATCACGAACACGACCATCACCGTTTCGGGTGGCGAAATCGTTTCGGGAGTGAACCTGAATGGCGGCTTGGCTGAGATCGCTGCGACGCGGGTCGACAGCCCACGCTACAACACGGACCTGGGCGAAGACGTCAACGGCGACGGTTCGATCACCGCACTGGACGCACTGCAAGTCATCAACGATCTGAATTTGAACGGCGACCGTTCGCTCACTTTCAATGAGACCTCAGGCCCGAAAATTGACGTGTCCAACGATGGCGTCATCTCGGCCTTGGATGCTTTGCGAGTCATCAACAAGCTGAACGAACTGGATGGCAACTCCGAACCAGCCGGCGAATGGGTTGCCGACAACGGTGACAGCATCGGTGGCGGCGACGAAGGTGGCTCATTCCAATCCACCACTCAATTGGTATCCGCCTCGTCCGACGTGCTTGCGCCGCAGTCCGAGTCCGCTTTTGGGCCGGCACGAGACGCCATCTTCCGCGACGACGAAACGCTCGGCGAAATTCTCGGCGTCGAACAAAAGCTCATCGCAGCGAACGCCTAG
- a CDS encoding Gfo/Idh/MocA family protein: protein MNDRRDFLKSSTVAATLATTALSSQPASAAPAGSNERMRIGFIGPGGRGFGAHVKSLCKHHEQGRKIDLVGVAEVFESQRDKVADHIEKATGTKPAKYVDYREMIEKENLDAVCIGTPDHWHHRQTIDALEAGLNVYCEKPMTKTVQEAFDVEDKWRASGKVMQVGVQSTSLPVWDEVNALLREGKLGKVLGFQTEYFRNSDVGQWRYYKLTPDMTPKTIDWKRWLGTEHDLAEDMPFDREVYKQWRRFWPFGSGMFTDLFVHRTTSMLKATGLRVPGRVTGAGGVYLEYDGRDVPDVATVVADFNEGVQGLITATMCNQESRVNQLIRGHYGTFTFGNGESFDGFDFIPERGPVTHVRQDAERIKTNPVDNTTMAHFANWLDACEAGDPSLCNNQPDLGAAAMSVVNLGAQSYRKGKVFFVDEDHNISDQDPGWAAKWEKRSAEGGPVAHIPGWNAGDYGSKQRDPDYMEYGGPWIDGKDPAQG from the coding sequence ATGAACGACCGTCGTGACTTCCTAAAATCGTCCACCGTTGCCGCCACGCTGGCAACCACCGCTCTCTCCAGCCAACCCGCATCGGCAGCGCCCGCGGGTAGCAACGAACGCATGCGGATCGGCTTCATCGGCCCCGGCGGTCGCGGTTTTGGCGCCCACGTCAAATCGCTCTGCAAACATCACGAACAAGGCCGCAAGATTGACTTGGTAGGCGTCGCGGAAGTCTTCGAATCGCAACGAGACAAAGTCGCGGACCACATCGAAAAAGCGACCGGTACCAAACCGGCCAAGTACGTCGACTACCGCGAAATGATCGAGAAAGAAAACCTCGACGCGGTCTGCATCGGAACCCCTGACCACTGGCACCATCGCCAAACCATCGACGCTCTCGAAGCCGGTCTGAATGTCTACTGCGAAAAGCCCATGACCAAGACGGTCCAAGAGGCTTTCGATGTGGAAGACAAATGGCGGGCGAGCGGTAAAGTCATGCAGGTCGGCGTTCAGTCAACCAGCTTGCCCGTATGGGATGAAGTCAACGCGTTGCTGCGGGAAGGCAAACTCGGCAAGGTCCTCGGGTTCCAAACCGAATACTTCCGGAACTCCGATGTCGGCCAATGGCGTTACTACAAACTCACGCCTGACATGACTCCCAAAACCATCGATTGGAAACGTTGGTTGGGAACCGAGCACGACTTGGCCGAGGACATGCCATTTGACCGCGAAGTCTACAAGCAATGGCGTCGCTTCTGGCCCTTCGGCAGCGGCATGTTCACGGACTTGTTCGTCCACCGCACCACTTCCATGTTGAAGGCAACCGGATTGCGAGTTCCCGGCCGAGTCACCGGTGCCGGCGGCGTGTACTTGGAATACGACGGTCGTGATGTGCCCGACGTGGCCACCGTTGTCGCCGACTTCAACGAAGGCGTGCAGGGCCTGATCACCGCCACCATGTGTAACCAGGAATCTCGCGTCAATCAGCTGATTCGTGGTCACTATGGAACCTTCACCTTCGGCAATGGCGAATCCTTCGACGGCTTCGACTTCATCCCTGAACGTGGTCCCGTGACTCACGTTCGCCAAGACGCCGAACGGATCAAAACCAATCCCGTCGACAACACGACCATGGCTCACTTTGCCAACTGGTTGGATGCCTGCGAAGCCGGCGACCCATCGTTGTGCAACAACCAACCCGACCTCGGTGCGGCCGCGATGTCCGTGGTGAACCTCGGTGCTCAAAGCTACCGCAAAGGCAAAGTGTTCTTTGTCGATGAGGATCACAACATCTCGGATCAAGACCCAGGCTGGGCCGCGAAATGGGAAAAGCGTTCTGCCGAAGGCGGACCGGTAGCTCACATTCCAGGTTGGAACGCGGGCGATTACGGAAGCAAACAACGCGATCCTGACTACATGGAATACGGCGGGCCTTGGATCGACGGTAAAGATCCAGCGCAAGGCTGA
- a CDS encoding sugar phosphate isomerase/epimerase family protein, with product MPQIQSAVSVPSVAGRTQGLSSSASRREWLKFAAGASAVSLGAASLPALGRPPIPRSGPPRFRIGIAGYSLRPFYRYMKGKQQKHRSVPDGVSFRRDVSEGLTQIDFLDYCVAMGVEAAELTAYFMTPEADGFPSEASMLELRRQAFLRGIEISGTAIGNNFTVGKGEHYDQEIADAMRWIDLASTLGAPHIRFFAGTAAQLAKSPARMDEAIEAVQRCADHAAKRGVFLGVENHGRLTADQMLEIMDRINSPWVGINLDTGNFESDHPYEDLQACVPYAVNVQVKPFTKSPSGERSPADYGRVGKILRDAGYQGYVVLEYEDDDAFEAVPEHLAKLRAGLGVA from the coding sequence ATGCCACAAATCCAATCCGCTGTCTCTGTTCCGAGTGTTGCTGGCCGAACGCAAGGCCTGAGTTCATCCGCGTCGCGACGCGAATGGCTGAAATTCGCTGCTGGTGCATCGGCGGTAAGTCTGGGAGCAGCGAGTTTGCCCGCGTTGGGTCGTCCACCCATTCCACGGTCTGGACCGCCTCGCTTCCGGATCGGCATCGCAGGTTATTCGCTGCGTCCTTTCTATCGCTACATGAAGGGAAAGCAGCAAAAGCATCGCAGCGTCCCGGATGGCGTCAGTTTCCGACGCGACGTCAGCGAGGGTCTGACGCAGATCGACTTTTTGGATTACTGCGTCGCAATGGGCGTTGAGGCTGCTGAGCTGACGGCGTACTTCATGACGCCCGAGGCAGACGGATTTCCCTCCGAAGCGTCGATGTTGGAGCTTCGTCGCCAAGCGTTCCTGCGAGGCATCGAAATCAGCGGCACCGCCATCGGTAACAACTTCACGGTTGGCAAAGGGGAACATTACGACCAAGAAATCGCCGACGCGATGCGATGGATCGATTTGGCATCCACGTTAGGGGCTCCGCACATTCGGTTCTTTGCCGGCACGGCGGCTCAATTGGCCAAGTCACCAGCGCGAATGGATGAAGCGATCGAGGCTGTTCAGCGGTGTGCTGATCACGCGGCCAAACGTGGCGTCTTTTTGGGGGTGGAAAACCACGGTCGCCTGACTGCGGATCAGATGTTGGAAATCATGGATCGGATCAATTCCCCGTGGGTGGGAATCAATTTGGACACCGGCAACTTTGAGTCCGATCATCCGTACGAGGATTTGCAGGCTTGCGTTCCTTATGCGGTGAACGTGCAAGTCAAGCCGTTCACGAAATCGCCCAGTGGCGAGCGTTCGCCAGCGGATTACGGTCGTGTGGGGAAGATCCTTCGCGACGCGGGTTACCAAGGTTACGTCGTGCTGGAGTACGAAGACGATGACGCCTTCGAAGCGGTGCCCGAACATTTGGCAAAGCTACGAGCTGGTTTGGGCGTTGCCTGA
- a CDS encoding class I SAM-dependent methyltransferase: MLKLDPESHRNETPNANSQIGEDVIHAGSVGEASAEQSSADKGGRKRGEPVSDVAANKKRGKEPKPHESKLYDNLVPAYQALWPAVARRRILRNVAALNIPAQAKVLEVGVGTGLSLDSYPHHANVTGVDLSESMLAEAEDLIEQREWNHISVQPMNAEELTFEDASFDFVTSFHTISVVSRPDRMMRELVRVCRPGGKILVINHFRSPNPLIARVVDSAGSLTRHLGWRTDLNMDDLLNELPIQVTRCHKSNPLSLFRVLLAERKA; the protein is encoded by the coding sequence ATGTTGAAGTTGGATCCCGAGTCACATCGAAATGAAACGCCGAATGCGAATTCCCAGATCGGGGAGGACGTGATTCACGCCGGTTCGGTCGGTGAGGCTTCTGCGGAGCAGTCTTCGGCAGACAAGGGCGGGCGGAAACGAGGTGAGCCAGTGAGCGACGTTGCGGCGAATAAGAAACGCGGAAAAGAGCCCAAGCCTCACGAGAGCAAGCTCTATGACAATCTCGTTCCGGCCTACCAAGCGTTGTGGCCAGCAGTCGCACGTCGCCGCATTCTTCGTAATGTCGCTGCTCTGAACATTCCGGCTCAGGCCAAAGTTTTGGAAGTGGGCGTCGGTACCGGTTTGTCGTTGGATTCCTACCCGCATCACGCGAATGTGACGGGGGTGGATTTGAGCGAATCGATGCTGGCCGAAGCGGAGGATCTGATCGAGCAGCGCGAGTGGAACCACATTTCGGTTCAGCCGATGAACGCGGAAGAATTGACATTCGAAGATGCGAGCTTTGATTTCGTGACGTCGTTTCACACGATCAGTGTTGTCTCTCGGCCCGACCGAATGATGCGTGAGCTTGTGCGGGTGTGTCGTCCAGGTGGTAAAATCCTGGTCATCAATCATTTCCGCAGCCCCAATCCGTTGATCGCTCGAGTCGTCGATTCCGCCGGAAGCCTGACTCGGCACTTGGGTTGGCGAACGGATCTGAACATGGACGACTTGCTCAACGAATTGCCCATCCAGGTCACTCGATGCCACAAATCCAATCCGCTGTCTCTGTTCCGAGTGTTGCTGGCCGAACGCAAGGCCTGA